In the genome of Candidatus Pristimantibacillus lignocellulolyticus, the window TCCTCACTGACAGTTACATCAACCTGTACTTTGATTTCACTCACTTTAATTGGCTCCTGTACCGCTACTTCTTCAACTTGTGACTCAGATGGCACCTGCTTAAGCGTGACCGTTATGGATTCAATATAAGGAGTTTGATCTGCGCTAGTACCTTTGTTCCAACCTAATTGAACTGCAACCTGTTGAACGTTGGCATCACTTTGATTGAGTAGTTGCTGCTTCATTGCTTCTTCTAGACCGAGTTTGGTTAATTGTTCAGATGCTTGCTCGCGATCAACCTTCAACTCCGATGCACGCTTATTAATTTCTTCTAGTGTTGGAACGTTTAACTCTTCACCTTCGAATTGTTCGTCCCATAATGAATAACTGGCAGCCAATTGTGAGGTAAAATCTTTCTGAAAGAGATTCAGTAAAGGATTAAGCATTGTGAGTAGCAAGATTAATCCAATAACTAACCGCGAATAACGTAGCATCTTGTTGTTTGGTAGAACTAATTCGACAATTACCGCCAACAAAATTACTGCAATTACGCTTTGTAGCCATTCTCCTAGCCAGGCTAGCACATTATCCTCACCTCCTTATAGGTAGTTCAAAATGTTCAATTGTGATTACGATGTTATATCAATGTAGATTAGTCGACTTCGAATATGTCGGTCATCGCTCTCTCCAGTACTCACGTACCAATTACGTACGTTCCGTGCTTCGTGTCACTAACTTCCCGTCATCTTCTTGGTACTGACAATCGAACATTTTGAACCTATATTGAATGGTAGTTCAAACTGCTCGTTCGTGATTACGATGTTTAGGCTTGGTAGATTAGTCGACTTCGAATATGTCGGTCATCGCTCACTCCAGTACTCATTTACCAATTACGTACGTTCCGTGCTTCATTTCACTAGCTTCCCGTCATCTTCTTGGTACTGACAATCGAACATTTTGAACCTATATTGAATGGTAGTTCAATCTGTTCACCTGTGATTACGATGTTAAAGCCTCTTCACCGCACCATGACGGTGGCGTTCCCCGCTGTAATGATGATCGTGATTGCAAGGAAGAACATTAGACTTACCGCCGCTAGTGCCGCAAACACATACAGCATCGTCTTCCCAATCGTTTGTAGACATGCAGCTATAGGTGAATCACCTAATGGCTGCATGATCGCTCCTGCAATGTGATAGATCAATGCTAAAGCAACAATCTTGATTGCAGGGAAAGCGCAAATGATAAGTAGCACAATGACACCGGCTAGTCCAATTGCGTTTTTTGCTACCAACGATGCGGATAGAATAGTGTCAGCAGCATCAGAGAACATCTTCCCTACCACAGGAACAAAGTTGCCCGTTACGAATTTGGCAGTTCGAAGTGCAACGCCATCAGTAATTGAACTCGTTGCTCCCTGCACAGAAATGACGCCAAGAAATACAGTCAAAAGTATACCTAGTAGAGTAACTGCAATCCCTCTTAACATGTTGGCTAAATGAGTCACTTTGAAGCGATCTGTCATTGCACTAACAATATGTAAAACTGCTGAGAAGAACAGCAATGGAAACACAACTAGATAGATTAAAGTGCCAACGACATGAATCATAAAAATGATCAGTGGATGCATTACTGATACTGTGACCACTCCACCCATTGAAGCTAACAATGTAAGTAGAAGTGGGATCATGGCTAGCATGAACGTGATCATCTCTTCAATCGCTTCCTTCGCGTAACCAATAGCTACACTGAAACTATTAATTGCGATTGTAACTAGTACCATGAAAACGATGGAATAGGCAACTTTACTAATTGCGTTTCGTTCAAATGCGTTCTGCAGTGTTTCTAGCATCATACTGAATACCGCTAACATGACGATGATTATTAGAAGTTTACTGTTATAAATAATTTCCTGAATAAAGTAAGCAAACAACCCTTTTATTATTGTGCTAGCTTCAAATTTATTTCCTTCATCAGAGAACATAAGTTCATTAATGGTAGGAAGCTGGTTGTTCGGAAAATACTGCCTGTATTCTTCACCCATTTGCTCCCAATATTGCTCAATTGTTTTCGTATCAAGTGAATTGACCTGTTCTTCTACCCATTTGGACGTCATATCTGAGGAATATTCATCGCTTGGTGTACTGCTTGCTTCTGCCAATGGCGAGAAACAAGTAAGCAATAATATCATAATTATCCATGTTAGTAATCGACTCACTACTCTCATTTAACTGTCCTCCTATCAACTTCCCATAGGAAGTAACGATAGCAATGTTTCGATAATGACATTAATGA includes:
- the spoIIIAF gene encoding stage III sporulation protein AF, yielding MLAWLGEWLQSVIAVILLAVIVELVLPNNKMLRYSRLVIGLILLLTMLNPLLNLFQKDFTSQLAASYSLWDEQFEGEELNVPTLEEINKRASELKVDREQASEQLTKLGLEEAMKQQLLNQSDANVQQVAVQLGWNKGTSADQTPYIESITVTLKQVPSESQVEEVAVQEPIKVSEIKVQVDVTVSEESESPNPETEQKPKQQSGYHAVQDEQALQIISILAASWNVKENQIYVQAKS
- the spoIIIAE gene encoding stage III sporulation protein AE — its product is MRVVSRLLTWIIMILLLTCFSPLAEASSTPSDEYSSDMTSKWVEEQVNSLDTKTIEQYWEQMGEEYRQYFPNNQLPTINELMFSDEGNKFEASTIIKGLFAYFIQEIIYNSKLLIIIVMLAVFSMMLETLQNAFERNAISKVAYSIVFMVLVTIAINSFSVAIGYAKEAIEEMITFMLAMIPLLLTLLASMGGVVTVSVMHPLIIFMIHVVGTLIYLVVFPLLFFSAVLHIVSAMTDRFKVTHLANMLRGIAVTLLGILLTVFLGVISVQGATSSITDGVALRTAKFVTGNFVPVVGKMFSDAADTILSASLVAKNAIGLAGVIVLLIICAFPAIKIVALALIYHIAGAIMQPLGDSPIAACLQTIGKTMLYVFAALAAVSLMFFLAITIIITAGNATVMVR